One Prosthecochloris marina DNA segment encodes these proteins:
- a CDS encoding sulfite exporter TauE/SafE family protein yields the protein MFSTTSSKFFWPFMLFLSVSLVVLPQVVLGAEAVPSESIAWWVWVLLLFIFSFFLGIVAIVAGVGGGVLYVPIVSSLFPFHLDFVRGAGLMVALAGALSAGAPLLKKGLANLKLALSMALIGSVSSIFGALVGLALPAHIVQLALGSTIVFIAIVMLRARKSEFPEVTASDKLSQVLHIQGIYYEESLKKDIDWKIHRTPIGLVLFVVIGFMAGMFGLGAGWANVPVFNLVLGAPLKVSVATSVFVLSINDTAAAWVYLHKGAVLPLIAVPSIAGMMLGTKIGAKLLTRVRTKSVRVIVITLLLLAGARAIFKGFGI from the coding sequence ATGTTTTCAACAACCAGCAGTAAGTTTTTTTGGCCGTTCATGCTGTTTTTGTCAGTATCGCTTGTTGTATTACCGCAGGTTGTTCTTGGCGCTGAAGCTGTTCCTTCCGAGAGTATAGCTTGGTGGGTCTGGGTGCTCCTTCTCTTTATTTTTTCTTTTTTTCTTGGAATTGTGGCCATTGTGGCTGGTGTTGGCGGCGGGGTGCTTTATGTGCCGATTGTCAGCAGCCTTTTTCCCTTCCATCTTGATTTTGTTCGGGGTGCCGGTTTGATGGTTGCCCTTGCAGGGGCTCTTTCTGCAGGGGCGCCTCTTTTGAAAAAAGGGCTTGCTAATTTGAAACTTGCCCTTTCCATGGCCCTGATCGGTTCTGTGAGTTCCATTTTCGGTGCCCTTGTCGGTCTTGCATTGCCTGCTCACATTGTTCAGCTTGCTCTCGGGAGTACGATTGTTTTTATAGCCATCGTTATGCTGCGGGCCAGGAAATCCGAGTTCCCGGAAGTTACAGCATCTGACAAGCTGTCACAGGTTCTGCATATTCAGGGGATTTACTATGAGGAGTCGTTGAAGAAAGATATCGATTGGAAGATTCACCGTACCCCTATCGGGCTGGTGTTGTTCGTCGTTATCGGTTTTATGGCCGGAATGTTCGGGCTTGGTGCCGGCTGGGCGAATGTTCCTGTTTTCAATCTCGTGCTAGGAGCCCCTTTGAAAGTATCGGTGGCAACCAGTGTCTTTGTGCTTTCCATCAATGATACTGCTGCTGCATGGGTGTACCTCCACAAAGGTGCCGTTTTGCCTCTGATCGCCGTTCCTTCAATAGCCGGAATGATGCTTGGGACAAAAATAGGAGCCAAACTGTTAACCAGGGTAAGGACGAAATCGGTAAGGGTCATTGTTATAACGTTACTGTTACTCGCTGGTGCACGTGCGATATTCAAGGGATTTGGAATATGA